In Oryza sativa Japonica Group chromosome 2, ASM3414082v1, the following are encoded in one genomic region:
- the LOC136355070 gene encoding uncharacterized protein, protein MAAAVNSSSSSSSSSSPAKNAGAPAAVAKYCLCAPTTHPGSFRCRLHRSPAATAKAKAAIVPPPATEEEEEEEGEEMAAARAFLARASRKSRQDGGRNRIKCFHPRTSRLGIIEE, encoded by the coding sequence atggccgccgccgtgaactcctcgtcgtcgtcgtcgtcttcttcttctccggccaAGAACGCCGGCGCGCCCGCGGCGGTGGCCAAGTACTGCCTGTGCGCGCCGACGACGCACCCGGGCTCGTTCCGGTGCAGGCTGCAccggtcaccggcggcgacggcgaaggcgaaggcggcgatcgtgccgccgccggcgacggaggaggaggaggaggaggagggcgaagaaatggcggcggcgcgcgcgttcCTGGCGCGGGCGTCGCGGAAGTCGAGGCAGGATGGTGGTAGGAATAGGATCAAGTGCTTTCATCCTAGGACTTCTAGATTAGGAATCATCGAGGAGTGA